The Stackebrandtia nassauensis DSM 44728 genome includes the window CGAGAGCGCCCAGCTTTACCGGCGCCGCGCCGACGAGCGCATCTGCTGCGCCGCCGCCGAACGACACAGTGGACTACGCGACACGGTCCCGGTCGGGGCGGTCCTGCCCATGTCGGCCGGTTCCGGAGCCCAGGTCCTGCTCGCGTGGGAACCCCCCGAGGCCGTGCTGCCGCTGCTTCCCAAGTGCCGCTTCACCGCCCAGACCCTCACCGAGGTCCGCCGCCGCGGCTACGCCCAAAGCGTCGCCGAACGCGAGGCGGGCGTCGCCTCGGTCTCGGCCCCGGTCCGCGACCGCACCGGCCGCGTCGTCGCGGCCATCTCGGTGTCGGGCCCCATCGAACGCCTGGGCCGCCGCCCCGGCGACCGGCTCGCGATGGCCGTCATCCGCGCCGGCCAACGACTGTCGGGGCATTAGCCTCGATCGAGCAGTTTCGCGGGATCGTCGCCACGGATCGCCGCGTCGAGGACTTCGACGATGTGCGCCACCGGCAGTGACTCGCCGCGTCGTGTGACGGCGGCGGCGATCTGCATGGCGCAGCCGGGATTGGCCGAGACCAGCAGTTCCGCGTTCGTGTCCAGGACGTTGGCGGCCTTGCGGTCGCCCAGTTCGGACGCGGCTTTCGGTTGCAGGATGTTGTAGACACCGGCCGAACCGCAGCAGATCTCGGCGTCGGCGATCTCGCGTACGTCGAGCCCGGGTATGCCGCGCAACAGTTCGCGCGGTTGTGCCCGCACCCGTTGGGCGTGGGCCAGATGGCAGGCGTCGTGGTAGGCGACGGTGAGGTTCAGTGCGTGTCGTGGCCCGCGCGGCCCCAGTTCGGCCAGGTACTGGCTGACGTCGCGGACCTTCGCGACGAAGTCGCGGGCCCGTCGTTCCCAGTTGGGGTCGTCGGCGAACAGTTCGTCGTACTCCTTCATCGCCGAGCCGCAACCGGCCGCGTTGACGACGATCGTGTCGACCCCGGCGGCCTCGAACGCCTCGATCGTGGCCTTGGCGAAGTTCGTCGCCTCGGCTCGCCGTCCAGTGTGCAGGGACAACGCCCCGCAGCAGCCCTGCCCCGGTGGGATCACCACCTCGCAGCCCTCGGCCGCCAGCACCCGCGCGGTGGCGGCGTTGACCTGCGGGAAGAACTCGCCCTGGACGCAGCCGGTGAGCATGCCGACCGTCGCCCGTTTGTCGCCCGACGCCGCGATCCGCTGCGGCAGTCGGGGACGCGCACCCGCGCGGGGCGCCAGTGTCGCCATCGTCGCCAGTCGCGGGGCCCGCCGCGACAGCGTCCGGGTCGCGAGCCGGTCCAACCGCAGCCACTGCGCGATCCGCAGCGGCCACCGCAACAGCCGCAACCGGCGCGGATACGGGAACAGCGCGAAGATCAGCCGCCGCAGCCAGCGCTCCGAAGCGGTGCGCGGATGCT containing:
- the glcF gene encoding glycolate oxidase subunit GlcF is translated as MDAPDLKRLADTCVHCGFCLSTCPTYELWGQEMDSPRGRIQLMKLGLEGAELTDSTVNHMDRCLGCMACVTACPSGVRYDVLITAKRAEVEEQHPRTASERWLRRLIFALFPYPRRLRLLRWPLRIAQWLRLDRLATRTLSRRAPRLATMATLAPRAGARPRLPQRIAASGDKRATVGMLTGCVQGEFFPQVNAATARVLAAEGCEVVIPPGQGCCGALSLHTGRRAEATNFAKATIEAFEAAGVDTIVVNAAGCGSAMKEYDELFADDPNWERRARDFVAKVRDVSQYLAELGPRGPRHALNLTVAYHDACHLAHAQRVRAQPRELLRGIPGLDVREIADAEICCGSAGVYNILQPKAASELGDRKAANVLDTNAELLVSANPGCAMQIAAAVTRRGESLPVAHIVEVLDAAIRGDDPAKLLDRG
- a CDS encoding IclR family transcriptional regulator — protein: MSGVGVLDKAVLILTSCAEGASLAELVDKSGLPRATAHRLAQALEAHRMLVRDHENRWRPGPRLGELANTTPDVLLQAAEPILKLLRDQTGESAQLYRRRADERICCAAAERHSGLRDTVPVGAVLPMSAGSGAQVLLAWEPPEAVLPLLPKCRFTAQTLTEVRRRGYAQSVAEREAGVASVSAPVRDRTGRVVAAISVSGPIERLGRRPGDRLAMAVIRAGQRLSGH